A single window of Halobacillus naozhouensis DNA harbors:
- the fliG gene encoding flagellar motor switch protein FliG, with the protein MAQQASRLTGKQKAAVLLISLGPDVAAQIYKHLTEEEMEKLTLEISSVQKVDSAQKEEVLDQFHQIALAQDYISQGGIGYAKTVLEKALGEQEASNIISRLTSSLQVKPFDFARRADPNQILNFIQNEHPQTIALILSYLDAAQSGQILSELPQELQADVARRIATMDSTSPEIINQIESILEKKLSTTVTQDYTETGGVQAVVEVLNGVDRSTERTILDALEIQDPELAEEIKKRMFVFEDIVTLDNRAIQRVIREVDNDDLRLSLKVSSDEVKELVFTNMSERMAESFKEEMEIMGPVRLRDVEEAQTRVVGTIRRLEEVGEIVVARGGGDDIIV; encoded by the coding sequence ATGGCCCAACAAGCATCAAGATTAACGGGAAAGCAAAAAGCAGCCGTGCTGTTAATCTCTCTCGGTCCAGATGTTGCTGCACAAATCTATAAACATTTAACAGAAGAAGAAATGGAAAAACTAACGTTGGAGATTTCTTCCGTTCAGAAAGTAGATTCTGCTCAAAAGGAAGAGGTCCTGGATCAATTCCACCAGATCGCCCTTGCACAGGATTATATTTCACAGGGCGGGATTGGCTACGCCAAAACGGTTCTTGAGAAGGCGCTTGGTGAACAAGAGGCATCAAATATTATCAGTCGGTTAACTTCTTCATTGCAAGTTAAACCGTTTGATTTTGCTAGACGAGCGGATCCTAATCAAATTTTGAATTTTATCCAAAATGAACATCCGCAGACCATCGCGCTTATCTTATCTTACCTGGATGCAGCCCAGTCAGGGCAAATACTTTCTGAGCTGCCTCAGGAATTACAAGCTGATGTGGCGCGAAGAATAGCAACGATGGATTCGACTTCGCCGGAAATCATTAACCAAATCGAAAGTATTCTTGAGAAAAAGCTTTCCACGACCGTGACACAGGACTATACGGAGACTGGCGGGGTCCAGGCGGTAGTAGAAGTGTTAAATGGTGTAGATCGAAGTACTGAACGTACAATCCTGGATGCGCTGGAAATTCAAGATCCTGAACTCGCAGAAGAAATCAAGAAGCGAATGTTTGTCTTTGAGGATATCGTCACATTGGACAACCGTGCTATTCAGCGTGTCATACGTGAAGTGGACAACGATGATCTGCGCCTGTCATTGAAAGTATCCAGCGATGAGGTAAAAGAACTCGTGTTTACAAACATGTCTGAACGAATGGCTGAATCTTTCAAAGAAGAAATGGAAATTATGGGCCCTGTACGGCTACGTGATGTAGAAGAGGCGCAAACTCGTGTAGTCGGAACCATCAGGCGTCTTGAAGAAGTTGGAGAGATCGTGGTGGCACGCGGTGGGGGAGATGACATTATTGTCTGA
- the fliH gene encoding flagellar assembly protein FliH: MSDQYSLQKRVIGLKPVTIQKRKHEREAAEQQSNEKANQLLEEAEQELVQARQEAQRNLEAVELEISAQRNAWQKEKESLVHEAYQEGFDKGIRDGQAQGYQEYSEQLAQINHILSLAQKDYASTVSASEEMILELAVTSAEKIINAQLVEKPEYFLSVVKKVIEEVREHPEIVVYVHPDDYELIQSQKGELESITSFKATLTIYINDSQERFGCMIESPFGRVEAGIDHQLTQLREKLHQLVQEEKNDE, encoded by the coding sequence TTGTCTGATCAATATTCATTGCAAAAGCGTGTCATTGGGTTAAAACCTGTGACGATCCAAAAACGAAAGCATGAAAGAGAAGCAGCCGAACAACAGAGTAATGAGAAAGCAAATCAGCTTTTGGAAGAGGCAGAACAAGAGCTGGTTCAGGCCAGGCAGGAGGCTCAAAGAAATCTCGAAGCAGTTGAACTGGAGATTTCAGCACAGCGTAATGCCTGGCAGAAGGAAAAAGAATCTTTGGTTCACGAAGCGTACCAGGAAGGTTTTGATAAGGGGATTCGCGACGGACAAGCACAAGGTTACCAGGAGTATTCAGAACAGCTTGCCCAGATTAATCATATTCTGTCTCTAGCGCAAAAGGACTATGCGAGCACGGTGTCGGCTAGTGAGGAAATGATTCTTGAGTTAGCTGTCACCAGTGCAGAGAAAATTATCAATGCCCAACTTGTCGAGAAGCCAGAATACTTTTTGTCTGTCGTCAAGAAGGTGATTGAAGAAGTTCGGGAGCATCCGGAAATTGTCGTCTATGTGCATCCGGATGATTATGAGCTCATACAGTCCCAAAAAGGTGAATTAGAGTCGATAACTAGCTTTAAGGCCACCTTGACGATTTACATAAATGATTCACAAGAACGCTTCGGCTGTATGATTGAGTCCCCGTTTGGCCGTGTGGAAGCTGGGATTGACCATCAGCTCACACAGCTTCGGGAAAAGCTTCATCAGCTTGTGCAAGAGGAGAAAAATGATGAATAA
- the fliI gene encoding flagellar protein export ATPase FliI, translated as MNKQVYLDAIKRMDTYKRYGKVHRVIGLMIESKGPEASIGDLCYIHTSSYESKKIAAEVVGFHHEKVLLMPFREIREIGPGSLVEATGDPLQIKAGLGLIGNVLDAMGHPLDQSMLPKGLKTYPTEQPPPNPMLRPTITEPIQVGVRAIDSLLAVGKGQRVGIFAGSGVGKSTLLGMISRNSAADINVIALIGERGREVREFIENDLGKEGLKRSVVIVATSDQPALMRVKGAYTATAISEYFRDQGYNVNLMMDSVTRFAMAQREIGLATGEPPTTKGYTPSVFAILPKLLERTGTSSLGTITAFYTVLVDGDDLNEPISDTVRGILDGHFVLDRKLAEQGQFPAINILKSISRVMNQIASPAHKQAAERMRALLATYEENNELIQIGAYKKGSSREVDEAIHYHPSLIRFLKQGVHEQSSFEHSVESLEKLFT; from the coding sequence ATGAATAAACAGGTTTACCTGGATGCTATTAAACGGATGGACACATATAAACGATATGGAAAAGTTCACAGGGTCATCGGGTTGATGATTGAATCGAAAGGCCCCGAAGCTTCAATTGGCGATCTTTGTTATATCCATACTTCTTCCTATGAGTCTAAAAAAATAGCAGCTGAAGTAGTAGGGTTCCACCATGAAAAAGTATTACTGATGCCATTTCGGGAAATTCGTGAAATCGGTCCAGGAAGTTTAGTAGAAGCGACAGGAGACCCTCTTCAAATTAAGGCGGGGCTTGGACTAATCGGAAACGTTCTGGATGCGATGGGGCATCCGTTAGATCAGTCGATGTTACCTAAAGGGTTGAAAACCTATCCCACCGAACAACCCCCGCCAAATCCGATGTTGCGACCGACGATCACTGAACCGATTCAAGTTGGTGTAAGGGCGATCGATTCTCTCCTCGCTGTAGGAAAAGGTCAGAGGGTTGGTATTTTTGCTGGCAGTGGTGTAGGGAAAAGTACGCTGCTCGGAATGATATCGAGGAATAGTGCTGCTGATATTAATGTCATCGCCTTGATTGGCGAACGCGGCCGGGAAGTTCGTGAGTTTATCGAGAATGATCTCGGAAAAGAAGGCTTAAAGCGTTCGGTCGTCATTGTGGCTACGTCTGATCAGCCAGCCCTAATGCGAGTGAAAGGGGCCTACACGGCAACGGCAATTAGTGAATACTTCCGGGACCAAGGGTATAACGTCAACTTAATGATGGATTCCGTTACACGTTTTGCTATGGCGCAAAGGGAAATCGGTTTAGCCACTGGTGAGCCGCCGACAACGAAAGGGTACACACCTTCTGTTTTCGCCATACTACCAAAGCTTCTGGAGCGGACAGGGACAAGCAGCCTGGGAACAATTACCGCTTTTTACACAGTGCTTGTTGATGGGGATGACCTCAACGAACCAATATCGGATACGGTACGAGGGATTCTGGATGGTCATTTTGTGCTGGACAGGAAGCTAGCAGAACAGGGTCAGTTTCCGGCAATTAATATACTAAAGTCCATTAGCCGGGTAATGAACCAAATTGCGTCTCCTGCCCATAAACAGGCGGCCGAGCGAATGCGGGCATTGCTGGCCACGTACGAGGAAAATAACGAGTTAATACAAATAGGTGCTTATAAAAAAGGAAGCAGCCGTGAAGTCGATGAAGCCATCCATTACCATCCCTCTCTTATCCGTTTCTTAAAGCAAGGGGTTCACGAGCAGTCGAGTTTTGAGCATTCCGTTGAGTCACTAGAGAAGCTGTTTACATAG
- the fliJ gene encoding flagellar export protein FliJ — protein MTSVQAFHKIKELREQDKKKKQKMYQEQVDAFESVATRLYEKLKKRESVEQSFHESITLSKVKAHSFIHHRRYIDQLDSEIMQLQPQVQHARLQMENAQNNLSSAHMEVKKFEKLIDNKLARHRQWLKEEEKKQMDELSTTQYLNEKNR, from the coding sequence ATGACAAGCGTTCAAGCCTTTCATAAGATTAAGGAATTACGCGAGCAAGATAAAAAGAAAAAGCAGAAAATGTATCAAGAGCAAGTAGATGCATTTGAATCTGTTGCCACCAGGCTTTATGAAAAATTGAAGAAAAGAGAGTCTGTTGAGCAAAGCTTTCATGAAAGTATTACTCTTTCTAAGGTTAAGGCTCATTCCTTCATACACCATCGACGTTATATTGACCAGCTTGACAGTGAAATTATGCAGCTTCAACCGCAAGTACAGCACGCAAGATTGCAAATGGAGAACGCTCAGAACAATCTTTCCTCAGCCCACATGGAAGTGAAAAAGTTTGAGAAGCTTATCGATAACAAGTTGGCACGTCATAGACAGTGGCTGAAAGAAGAAGAAAAGAAGCAAATGGATGAATTATCAACAACGCAATATTTAAATGAGAAAAACAGGTGA
- a CDS encoding MotE family protein, which produces MRKTGDYMAKKMKHDQEKSGKLQWFFFVIVVPALFALTLTVVVLTIMGTNVFEKAESYANQIPGLSAIVSTSDESQNGRQTHQLEAAIADQNEKIDQLQQQVEDKQLTIDELNQQIEQLETDLEAALATSAEQKTEEPPAASNPMKEMAVSFEEMDEEEAAPIIENMDQDLAVQILAEVASSQRGAILGAMTPEAAAEIAGLIAGPAAS; this is translated from the coding sequence ATGAGAAAAACAGGTGATTACATGGCAAAAAAAATGAAGCATGATCAGGAGAAAAGCGGTAAACTCCAATGGTTTTTCTTCGTTATCGTTGTCCCTGCATTATTCGCATTAACCCTTACTGTCGTTGTGTTAACTATTATGGGTACGAATGTATTTGAAAAAGCAGAAAGCTATGCCAATCAAATCCCAGGCCTGTCCGCTATCGTCTCCACATCAGACGAAAGCCAGAATGGAAGGCAAACGCATCAGCTTGAAGCAGCAATCGCTGATCAAAACGAGAAAATCGACCAACTTCAGCAGCAGGTAGAAGACAAGCAGCTAACGATTGATGAATTAAATCAGCAAATTGAACAACTGGAGACAGATCTTGAGGCAGCGTTAGCGACCTCAGCTGAGCAAAAGACAGAAGAACCCCCCGCTGCTTCGAATCCAATGAAGGAAATGGCAGTTTCCTTTGAAGAAATGGATGAGGAGGAAGCGGCTCCTATTATTGAAAATATGGATCAGGACTTAGCTGTGCAGATTCTGGCAGAGGTTGCTAGCAGCCAGCGAGGAGCAATTTTAGGAGCGATGACACCGGAAGCCGCTGCTGAGATCGCGGGTTTAATAGCTGGACCAGCGGCCAGCTAA
- a CDS encoding flagellar hook-length control protein FliK, with protein MALLSSLSKPLAQQTGVPVNHPSKNNDLLQNFQLVLTGAVNQQSASNVPKLQQLITELKQLLQQIGMPSSSVASGTGPIRVEQVIAAIEKISDGQMKEILPEEIKELLHATRDDLRQLSNHEQNNLIEKLKELLERDDSADHPAVTMIHAQAIPMLEAVEQTGQKDNVSLHAAQSKQLTDLWNRFEQIRNKLNSQIPLSQSVKPEQLDPSLMIKLKQVLQQLAALEAGSSQKDVFHRTLNRLSDQSTGQQQLLTNLLNNFTRKQSIPAPYQQQTSVTSKDVARWLTPLLHKQQTAESVQGQGFTQMMSKVEQYVIHVNPNQSSQGMQKQLLNQFEQLMQSNRVFLNNAGNMEMNIRLKPQQLGDMTVRLLQLNGEMTVKILVSTVAAKEMLDGNIQQLRHMFSPQQVVIEKHDPSAAGPLPGDEEQQSSESNERDSSDQSQDQQQNERSEEEVSFHELLMNEKV; from the coding sequence ATGGCGCTGCTTTCTTCCCTATCTAAACCATTAGCTCAGCAAACAGGGGTACCCGTTAACCATCCCAGTAAGAACAATGATTTGTTGCAAAACTTTCAATTAGTGCTTACAGGTGCTGTCAACCAGCAATCTGCAAGTAACGTGCCCAAACTGCAACAGCTTATTACGGAGCTAAAACAGCTGTTACAGCAAATTGGAATGCCTTCAAGTTCAGTAGCATCCGGCACAGGCCCTATACGTGTGGAACAAGTTATAGCAGCCATAGAAAAAATAAGTGACGGCCAGATGAAAGAAATTTTGCCTGAAGAAATCAAGGAATTGCTGCATGCTACGAGGGATGACTTACGTCAACTCTCGAATCATGAACAAAACAATCTTATCGAAAAGTTGAAAGAATTACTTGAGCGCGACGATTCCGCTGACCATCCAGCTGTCACGATGATTCATGCTCAAGCCATTCCCATGTTAGAAGCTGTCGAGCAAACGGGGCAGAAAGACAATGTTTCGCTTCATGCAGCCCAGTCCAAGCAGCTCACAGACCTATGGAATCGTTTTGAACAGATCAGGAATAAGCTAAACAGTCAAATACCGTTAAGCCAATCTGTTAAACCAGAACAGCTTGATCCATCTCTGATGATCAAATTGAAGCAAGTGCTTCAACAATTAGCTGCATTAGAAGCAGGCTCAAGTCAAAAGGATGTTTTTCATCGGACACTGAACCGTCTGAGCGACCAAAGTACTGGGCAGCAGCAATTGCTTACAAATTTGCTGAACAATTTTACTCGTAAGCAGTCAATTCCAGCACCTTATCAACAACAGACTTCCGTAACCAGTAAAGATGTGGCCAGATGGCTGACTCCGTTACTTCATAAGCAGCAAACGGCTGAGTCGGTACAAGGACAAGGTTTTACACAAATGATGTCCAAAGTGGAACAGTATGTGATTCACGTGAATCCAAACCAATCAAGTCAAGGAATGCAGAAGCAGCTTTTGAATCAGTTTGAACAATTGATGCAGTCAAATCGCGTATTTTTAAATAATGCAGGCAATATGGAAATGAATATACGACTAAAACCGCAGCAACTAGGAGATATGACAGTACGGCTTCTTCAACTTAATGGTGAAATGACAGTTAAGATTTTGGTCAGTACTGTGGCAGCTAAAGAGATGCTCGACGGTAACATTCAGCAGCTCAGACATATGTTCTCCCCTCAGCAAGTGGTTATTGAAAAGCATGATCCGTCAGCCGCAGGCCCACTACCGGGCGATGAGGAACAGCAATCAAGCGAGTCTAATGAACGGGATAGTTCTGATCAGTCACAAGATCAGCAGCAGAATGAGCGTTCAGAGGAAGAAGTATCGTTTCATGAATTGTTAATGAATGAAAAGGTATAG
- the flgD gene encoding flagellar hook assembly protein FlgD, translated as MTKIDSSFYLSNQQQTAGSGSNTLGKDAFLKILMAQIKNQSPMDPMKDKEFIAQMTQFSSLEQMTNLSQSMQEFMSSQSMTPVVKYSGLIGREVSYPVRNEETGFATEYQTGTVKAVSQKAGDTKLVLENGQSVHVHDIMKVSKKTTEE; from the coding sequence ATGACAAAAATTGACTCATCTTTTTACCTGAGCAATCAACAACAAACAGCAGGATCTGGGAGTAATACTCTTGGAAAAGATGCCTTTTTAAAAATATTAATGGCTCAAATTAAAAATCAAAGTCCTATGGATCCAATGAAAGACAAAGAATTTATCGCTCAGATGACACAGTTTTCAAGTTTGGAGCAAATGACGAACTTATCGCAGTCCATGCAAGAGTTTATGAGTTCTCAAAGTATGACACCTGTTGTGAAATACAGTGGTTTGATAGGAAGGGAAGTCAGCTACCCTGTACGTAATGAGGAGACTGGCTTCGCCACGGAGTATCAAACAGGCACTGTAAAGGCAGTGAGCCAAAAAGCCGGTGATACAAAACTAGTACTTGAAAATGGCCAGTCCGTGCATGTACATGACATTATGAAAGTTAGTAAGAAAACGACAGAAGAATAG
- a CDS encoding TIGR02530 family flagellar biosynthesis protein — MEPRIHQMHQPLPLPKTKKVQHEPTQSFRDVFQDTKDLQVSKHAQQRLQERNISIDDSKWQMISRKMTEARSKGITDSLVVMKEAALVVSTKNHTVVTAMGREESRSHIFTNINGTIIMDE; from the coding sequence ATGGAACCTCGAATTCATCAGATGCATCAGCCGCTGCCTTTACCGAAGACCAAAAAGGTGCAGCACGAGCCAACACAGTCATTTCGAGATGTATTTCAGGACACTAAAGATCTTCAAGTTAGTAAACATGCTCAACAACGATTACAGGAGCGTAATATCTCAATAGATGATAGCAAATGGCAGATGATTTCTCGTAAAATGACCGAAGCTAGATCTAAAGGAATTACAGATTCTTTGGTCGTGATGAAAGAGGCAGCTCTAGTAGTCAGTACGAAAAATCATACCGTTGTCACAGCAATGGGACGTGAAGAGTCACGCTCACATATTTTCACCAATATTAATGGAACCATCATAATGGATGAATAA
- the flgG gene encoding flagellar basal body rod protein FlgG — protein MLRSMYAGISGMKGFQAKLDTIGNNIANVNTYGFKKGRVTFQDMMSQTVTSAQGPIQGANGDNVRGGVNPSQVGLGSQIGSIDTIHTQGNRQTTNRPLDLAIEGDGMFVLAEGTPAAGIDTTAKNVALQDVNLSFTRAGNFYLDDDGAIVNAEGKYVIGETDTGTAGVITIPEDAQSFSIQSDGTVNYVNNQGELAVAGQIRLAQFSNPSGLQKIGGNSFQLTENAGVFTTGAEGQLDNLNDLLVAGQGGTGQMVSGALEMSNVDLAESFTEMIVAQRGFQANTRIITTSDEILQELVNLKR, from the coding sequence ATGCTTCGTTCAATGTATGCAGGAATTTCTGGTATGAAAGGTTTTCAGGCAAAGCTAGATACAATCGGGAACAATATTGCCAATGTGAATACGTACGGATTTAAGAAAGGACGGGTCACTTTCCAGGACATGATGAGTCAGACTGTTACAAGTGCTCAAGGTCCGATTCAGGGTGCAAATGGAGACAATGTTCGCGGCGGTGTGAACCCTTCTCAAGTTGGGCTTGGCTCGCAAATTGGCTCAATTGATACGATTCATACTCAGGGGAACCGCCAAACGACTAACCGGCCACTGGATTTAGCGATTGAAGGAGACGGTATGTTTGTTCTGGCTGAAGGAACACCAGCAGCAGGAATCGATACAACTGCTAAAAACGTTGCTCTCCAGGATGTAAACTTAAGTTTTACGAGAGCGGGAAACTTCTATTTAGATGATGACGGTGCCATCGTGAATGCGGAAGGGAAATATGTAATCGGGGAAACGGATACGGGGACTGCTGGAGTGATTACAATTCCTGAAGATGCCCAAAGCTTCAGTATTCAGTCAGATGGAACCGTAAACTATGTAAACAATCAAGGGGAACTTGCTGTAGCGGGACAAATCAGACTTGCTCAGTTTTCTAACCCGAGCGGTCTCCAGAAAATCGGCGGCAATAGCTTCCAGCTAACAGAGAATGCCGGAGTGTTTACCACAGGTGCTGAAGGTCAGCTGGACAACCTAAATGATCTACTCGTAGCTGGTCAAGGCGGAACCGGTCAAATGGTCTCAGGGGCACTGGAAATGTCAAACGTAGATTTAGCCGAATCATTTACGGAAATGATTGTAGCTCAGCGAGGATTTCAAGCCAACACACGAATTATTACAACTTCAGATGAAATCTTACAAGAATTAGTAAACTTAAAACGTTAG
- a CDS encoding flagellar FlbD family protein — protein MISLTRLNGEGFWFNAIYIERIQSNPDTTITTTHGKRFVVKEQEEIVIKKMKHFYREIGLLRAVNKAGDSIEE, from the coding sequence ATGATTTCATTAACGAGGTTGAATGGAGAAGGATTTTGGTTTAACGCGATATACATAGAGAGGATCCAATCAAATCCGGATACAACGATCACAACGACACATGGTAAACGTTTTGTTGTAAAAGAGCAAGAAGAAATCGTTATAAAAAAAATGAAACACTTTTACCGGGAGATTGGGCTGTTACGCGCAGTGAATAAGGCAGGTGACAGCATTGAAGAGTAA
- a CDS encoding flagellar basal body-associated FliL family protein, with protein MTALKSNLFKTVMVILSTLTVAGVAALIVVFNLDRSEASGERSIEEIREASLLTEDITTDTVEGHFVRISFRIVTDGEKALEELKKRDFQMKNILIKELATMEAESFQGGLSGLEEKVKLRLNELMQNGIITDVYTVEKVLQ; from the coding sequence GTGACAGCATTGAAGAGTAATTTGTTTAAAACCGTCATGGTTATTTTGAGTACTCTCACGGTCGCAGGTGTGGCTGCTCTCATTGTCGTTTTTAATTTAGATCGCAGTGAAGCAAGTGGAGAACGGTCTATAGAGGAGATAAGAGAAGCATCGCTGCTGACCGAGGATATAACTACTGATACTGTAGAGGGTCATTTTGTCAGGATCAGCTTTCGGATTGTTACAGATGGTGAAAAAGCATTGGAAGAATTGAAGAAACGAGATTTCCAAATGAAGAACATTTTAATAAAAGAACTGGCGACGATGGAAGCCGAATCATTTCAGGGAGGGCTCAGTGGCCTCGAAGAAAAAGTGAAATTACGGCTCAATGAGTTGATGCAGAATGGAATCATTACGGATGTCTATACCGTGGAGAAAGTGCTTCAATAA
- the fliM gene encoding flagellar motor switch protein FliM: MADEVLSQNEIDSLLSALSTGEMDAEELKSEEKEKKVRVYDFKRALRFSKDQVRSLSRIHENFARLLTTYFSAQLRTYVDISVASVDQLPYEEFIRSIPRMTILNIFSVPPLDGRILLETNPNIAYAMLDRVLGGKGTSSNKVDNLTEIETMIMSQLFEHSLENYQEAWGSVVEIEPVLEELEVNPQFLQMVSPNETVVVVSFNTSIGEASGMINICIPHVVLEPIIPKLSVHYWMQNQQEKENDPEEFAALAKTIQSAQVDVRAILGEADMSIEEFLKLSKNDVIRLDQLVEEPMKLKVDEEEKFFIQPGKRKNKLAVQVLDEYRRGANQYE, encoded by the coding sequence TTGGCAGATGAGGTACTTTCACAAAATGAGATCGACTCACTTCTCTCAGCATTATCGACAGGGGAAATGGATGCTGAAGAGCTCAAATCTGAGGAAAAAGAAAAAAAGGTTCGTGTCTATGACTTTAAGCGGGCATTGCGTTTCTCTAAAGATCAAGTCAGAAGTCTTTCCCGCATTCATGAGAACTTCGCAAGGTTATTGACGACCTATTTTTCAGCACAGTTAAGAACATATGTCGATATTAGTGTGGCATCAGTAGATCAACTTCCATATGAAGAGTTTATCCGTTCGATCCCAAGAATGACGATTTTAAATATTTTCAGCGTCCCTCCGCTTGACGGTCGGATTCTGCTTGAAACCAATCCGAACATAGCATATGCGATGCTGGATCGAGTCCTCGGCGGAAAAGGGACGAGCAGCAATAAAGTGGACAATTTAACTGAAATCGAAACGATGATTATGTCACAGTTATTTGAGCATTCCCTGGAGAACTACCAGGAAGCCTGGGGGTCAGTTGTTGAAATTGAACCCGTGTTAGAAGAACTAGAAGTGAATCCACAATTTTTGCAAATGGTTTCTCCAAATGAAACTGTTGTGGTCGTGTCCTTTAATACGTCTATTGGGGAAGCAAGCGGGATGATCAATATTTGTATTCCGCACGTTGTGCTTGAGCCGATCATTCCGAAGCTGTCTGTTCACTACTGGATGCAGAACCAGCAGGAAAAGGAAAATGATCCTGAAGAATTCGCAGCTCTGGCAAAAACGATTCAAAGTGCTCAAGTTGATGTACGAGCGATTTTGGGAGAAGCGGATATGTCTATTGAGGAATTTTTGAAGCTTAGTAAAAATGATGTGATTCGACTAGATCAACTCGTCGAGGAGCCAATGAAACTTAAAGTGGACGAGGAAGAGAAATTCTTTATCCAGCCAGGCAAAAGAAAGAATAAATTAGCCGTGCAAGTGTTAGATGAATACCGGAGGGGGGCCAATCAGTATGAATGA
- the fliY gene encoding flagellar motor switch phosphatase FliY codes for MNDDMLSQDEIDALLNGTVDEEGDERKSQKAQESTKVEDFLSSLEQDALGEIGNISFGSSATALSSLLNQKVDITTPSLSIVKRSSLSEEFPKPHVAINVTYTDGFSGENLLVIREPDAAVIADLMLGGDGTNPSEDLNEIHLSAVQEAMNQMMGSAATSMSTVFNKKVDISPPVINVLNLEENQGTDQIPADEALMKVSFNLKVGNLIDSAIMQLLPVSFARELVDQLLDPPVENGDASEQKTASERADEQLSRQTATTSQTQHPSAEKDPEPQLVGGASGQQLHNSTIQTAEFSDMEPVQLSNNEQRNLDMLMDIPLKVTVELGRTKRTIKEILELSAGSVVELDRLAGEPVDIHVNDKLMAKGEVVVIDESFGVRVTDILSPKDRLKKLK; via the coding sequence ATGAATGACGATATGCTGTCACAAGATGAAATCGATGCACTCTTGAATGGGACTGTCGATGAGGAGGGGGACGAAAGGAAAAGCCAGAAAGCACAGGAATCTACAAAAGTAGAGGATTTTCTTTCCAGTCTTGAGCAGGATGCTCTTGGAGAAATAGGAAACATTTCGTTTGGAAGTTCTGCCACAGCTCTATCTTCTCTGCTCAACCAAAAGGTGGATATTACGACTCCTTCGCTTTCTATAGTGAAGAGGTCGTCGTTGTCAGAGGAATTTCCTAAGCCACACGTCGCTATAAATGTTACCTATACAGATGGATTCTCGGGAGAAAATTTATTAGTGATTAGGGAGCCAGATGCAGCAGTCATCGCCGACCTGATGCTGGGCGGAGATGGGACGAACCCGTCTGAGGATTTAAATGAGATCCATTTGAGTGCCGTTCAGGAAGCTATGAACCAGATGATGGGCTCAGCAGCGACAAGCATGTCCACCGTTTTTAATAAAAAAGTGGATATTTCACCACCGGTCATCAATGTATTAAACCTTGAAGAAAACCAAGGTACAGATCAAATTCCAGCTGATGAAGCACTCATGAAGGTGTCCTTTAATCTTAAAGTTGGCAACTTAATTGATTCGGCTATAATGCAACTGCTTCCGGTCTCGTTTGCTCGTGAATTAGTGGATCAGCTGTTAGATCCTCCAGTGGAAAACGGTGATGCAAGTGAACAGAAGACAGCTAGTGAGCGGGCGGACGAGCAACTGTCCCGCCAAACTGCCACAACTTCACAAACTCAACACCCATCTGCTGAGAAAGACCCGGAACCGCAACTAGTCGGGGGCGCAAGTGGTCAGCAGCTTCATAATTCAACGATTCAAACAGCGGAATTTTCTGATATGGAGCCTGTGCAGTTAAGTAATAATGAGCAGCGTAACCTCGACATGTTAATGGATATTCCTTTGAAAGTAACGGTTGAATTAGGAAGAACTAAACGTACGATAAAAGAAATTCTTGAACTTTCCGCAGGCTCGGTCGTTGAACTCGATCGATTAGCGGGAGAACCCGTTGATATTCATGTGAATGACAAACTGATGGCTAAAGGCGAGGTTGTAGTTATTGATGAAAGCTTTGGAGTAAGGGTAACAGATATCCTGAGTCCAAAAGACCGCTTAAAAAAATTAAAATAA
- a CDS encoding response regulator — MAERILIVDDAAFMRMMVKDILTKNGFEIAGEAEDGQKAIELYKEHQPDLVTMDITMPEMDGITALKEIKQHNPNAKVIMCSAMGQQAMVVDAIQAGAKDFIVKPFQADRVIEAIQKALN; from the coding sequence ATGGCGGAACGTATTTTAATTGTAGATGATGCAGCATTTATGAGAATGATGGTTAAAGATATTTTGACGAAAAATGGGTTTGAAATTGCCGGCGAGGCTGAAGATGGCCAAAAAGCTATAGAACTCTACAAGGAACATCAGCCTGATTTAGTGACAATGGACATTACGATGCCAGAGATGGACGGGATTACGGCATTAAAAGAAATTAAACAGCACAACCCCAACGCCAAAGTGATTATGTGTTCAGCAATGGGTCAGCAAGCGATGGTAGTTGACGCGATTCAAGCAGGAGCAAAGGACTTTATAGTAAAGCCGTTTCAAGCTGACCGAGTGATTGAAGCGATACAAAAAGCACTTAACTAA